The DNA sequence TTCCTTGTCGTAAACCTAGAGAAGTTGATTCTTGGGGGACAAGGTCTTGCTCAAAAAGGCTAGGGGTGGTTGTTTTGGGAGAGGACAGCTCCAATTCCTACCCCACTTGCATCAGCGGCAATGGTGAAGGGCTGCAAGAAATCCGGTAGAGCAAGGACCGGCGTTGAAGTCATAGCGTGCTTGAGGTGTAAGAAGGCTTCTTCGGAGGCCAGAGACCAAATAAAACCATCAGTTTTCAACATATCATTGAGTGGCTTGGTGATGAGACTATAATTGCGGATGAACCTTCTGTAATAGCCTGGTAGTCCTAGAAATGCACGCAGGGCCTTAATAGTAGTAGGTTTGGGCCATTCAAGCAAGCATTGAACCTTGGTTTGGTCCATGGAAACTCCCTGCCTAGAAATGACATGGCCCAAGTAACTGACAGTGGGTTGTCCAAATGTGCACTTGGAAAGTATAACTTTCAAGTGATTATCCTGCAAAATGGTAAACACTTCCCCAAGATGTGTAATATGGGAATCCAAATCGGGACTATAAACCAATATGTCATCAAAGAAGACCAAAACAAATTTCCGTAATAAAGGCTTGAAGATATGGTTCATTAAAGCTTGAAAAGTAGAAGGGGCGTTAGacaaaccaaaaggcatgacgaCGAATTCATAATGCCCCTCATGGGTTGGAAATGCCGTTTTGGGAATGTCGTCGGTGTCCATCCGAATTTGGTGGTAACCGGATCGTAAATCCAACTTTGAGAAGTAGTGAGCCCCATGGAGTTCATCCAACAATTCATCAACTACCAGGATAGGAAACCGGTCCTTAACCGTGGCGGCATTAAGTTGTCTATAATCTACACAAAAACGCCATGtgccctctttttttttaactagtAGCACCGGGGAGGAGAATGGGCTAGTGCTTGGCCGTATGAGCCCTTGGTCGAGCATTTCACGGACTTGGGACTCAAGCTCATCCTTTTGGGATTGTGCGTAACCGTTGATTGGATTGGTACCTTCCAATAGTGTGATCTTGTGGTCGATGGGCCGCTGGGGAGGAAGGCCCAAGAACGATGTAAAAAGATCACCAAAGCGCTCTAAAAGAGATGTGATGGCATTGTTGGTCACGTGTGACATAGAAGAAGGGCTGAGAATGGTTGGAGTGGGCTCAATGTGCTCGGTGGGTACTAGGCCCATAATCTCGGCCGTAGAAGCAAGAGGGAGACCAGAAGGGGATCGAAGAATGCCTTGTAATACATGACACTTCCCAATGGAGGTGAAAACCATCAGCTTTTCTGCAAAGTGCCAACCCACAAACCCCAATGAGTCTAACCAAGGGGTGGTGTTGGGTGAAAAGGACCCAAAAGGAATTTGGGTATTAGCAGAAGTGGTAGAGGAAGAGGTGGTGACTACGGAGGAGGGGGAAGGTGTGGTGGTTCGGTGCAAAATGGATTGCAGCACCGTACTCTGCGAGGCAGCGAAATGGTGAGTGAGTTTATCGATGGAAAGGTGTAGATCCTCATGCTGGGCTTGAAGCTGCTCCATGGTGAGCAGGGGAGGGGTAGGCGGTGGAGCTGTGGGGAGGAGTGGGTGGGATGGATGCGTTGGTCATGGGGACGGAGGGGGTTTGGACCTGGTTTCCGTGCAGGGTCATGGCTTTGATACCAAATTGTTAGATGCAATGAAATGCAGAAAGAATAAAACAAAGGAAATTCACAGAAAGTTCATGATTTTCATTCATACTGCAAAATAGAGAAGACTACAGCATATAAGGTGCTATGGACCATTGTCTTTACAACTGTGATGTACGACACGTGTCCCAGTACTAGATGATAGCTGTCCACAACTACTTGGCTAAAAGATCCACATAAGTGGGCTAATATGGTGACAGAAACTTAGAAAGAGGTGAGCGCTATCAAAATACAATCCCATAGTCCGTCATCCTAATTTTTTTACTGTTGGGCACCGGTCGATGAAGATCAAAACAGAGCTGCTTAAACTCTTCAACGTCATCCGCATATACAAATCGGTGACAGGCCAGGTGGTACCTGGCCATGTACCACCTGGTGCCAGGGGATGAAGCAATGAGGACAGACTCATCATTTAGCTGATGTAGAAACCAGCGCCGTGGTATGTACGAGAGCCAAATGAATTCTCCACCCACAGATTCTCCAGTCGTCATTTGATGCAAATAGGGAGATGAAAAAATATCAACCTCATTACAACAACGCTTCAGGAACTCAGATTCTTCATTGCTCATTTGATACCGATGGACAGATGATAAACCATTCTTTCCAGTTTCAAATGTAAACATAAATTCGTCGACTTTCTCCCAAAACCTTGAGCCAATAATAATAGAATATGATGCACAGAGAGCCAGTCCTTTCCAATTTTTGTCGCTCGAAGATGGTGGTAACTTCAATTCCCAGCTCCGGCCACATCTTCGGGCAACCGAGCGGCCCTTAATGTCAGCCCCAAACCACCCCGGAATTCCAGTAGAAGGGGGAATTGCATTATATATTAAATCCGGATCAAAGACCTACAgtacagacaaaataaaaacaaatcatATTTATGCAACAATGTTATTTCCGTAGATGGATgtaatagagagagaaaaaaagagacCTTGATATGCCCTTCAAGCATCGGAAGTTCATGCCTTGTCCATGGTTGAACATTTTGATAATCTGCTTCTACAAGTTGACTGATGAAAGGAAGATTATCAAAGAAAGAGGTCCAGCACTCGGTTATTGCATTCACAAACTCCCCCTCTTCTTGCCGGTACAAGAGACGCATCCCGCATTTCTCCACTGTCAAGCCTCTGCAGCTAACATATATTCTGGCCTCTACATCACTAACCACACTGAACTCCGTTAGCAAAATACTGGGGATGTAGGTTACCCAAATGAATCGACCAAGATGCAACGAATTGAGTTCCTCTTCAGTGATGGAACACATAGGGATAGGATTCAAGCAATAGTTGTCCTTGGCTCTCAAGTGACAGAGAAGTTTGACCAGGGACGTAGTTGGACGCTGGTCATGAACTTCAAAGGCAATACATATAGCAAGTCCTCTCCAATTCTCATCCTCGTGCAATCTTGAAGGTAGTTTGATTCCCACCCCAGACCAAGAAGACGTCCGATACGACATCTCATGTTTGAACCACACTGGAATTTCCTTGTCAGAGAAACAAATAATATTGTATGGGGAGGAAGGATCAAAATTCTGGAAAGCTGAAATTGTGTGTCCACCAAGACTGAGAGTAGCCAACTTGGACTGTCGAAGCAACAAGTGAAGGCATCTCTTCCACCGTGATGAACTATAGCTTCCCTGAAGTTGAGTCTCAGCCATTATATGTACATGATGACGAGCCAACACCAACGATTTATCTTTTTCAGCAATGTTTTCTTGGTTTCTGTCCCTGTTTTCCAAAAGGCTTCTGGAGTGGAGTAACATTACTGATCTGAAGTGGACCAACTGGGTAAGGTCAGACTCCCCAAAACCTTGCTGTTGCTGGAGATAGCATGTATAATTTCGCAGCCGCacaattgaagaagaaggagcttgTTCTGGTACTACTACTCCAGTACTTCTGCATCTGCAAAAAGTTATTTAGAGAATTAATTTATGCATTAATTAGCAAATACAACTTTTCTCTGCAGAAAATTAGGAATTAGTTCAACCTATGAAACCTGGAACAGCAATTGATGGGCGTTTCTGCTTCATCTGCACCGGGCCAATCAACAGGTTGGGCCTGGGAGCATGGTTGAGTGAGGACATGTTGCCCCAACGTGCCGGCACCCGCAGTTAATGAATGGGTCAAGTCTTCCAAATCATGCTCGAAAGCTAAACGGCTTCCACACACTAGGACCTCCATTTCTGCATCGGTGGTTCTGAACAAGGCGCTAACGCCCTGACATTGATTCAACTGTTGTTGAAAATGAACACGTGGTACATGTAATACAACAAATTGATCTGACGTCCCAACACAACTATTTATCTTGAGGGATCCGTGCATTATTATACTTTCACGATCATGAGAGCACAGAtcaacacaaaagaaaaaactattatTGCCAGATGTCGAAGTAGATGTACACCGAGAAAATTGAACATATAGTTCTAATCCAACCCATCTCTGATCATCAAGTAGGTTTTCAGTGATGTAACACAATGTTACATCCCCTGCATGGTGTTGGAGGAACCAGGGCGGGGTTGAAATTACTGGAGCAGGAAAGCAAAAATGGAAACTCTTCTCACGTCCATTGCGTCCCTGTTAAAGCATAAAATTAGTCACTTTATATAGTGAACTGAATTAGCGAACCTAGTAGATGTACGGAATTATACATGGGAGAGAGAAACAGGGACACAAAGAGAAACCTCATAGAGTTTCAACAGCTCTCCTCTCAATTTGATTTTAGAGTTACTTTTGCTGCAGGTATCTGCATTGAAAGTTGAAGTAGATCCCAGTTCCATCAGGTCACCAGTTGCTGTCTCCTCATCTAATATGTACTCGCAATGTCGATCAAAATTGGAATCAAGGTGTTGGGTAGCAGTCTGATTTGCTAAACTCTTTACAAACTCTGCAGCATCTTCCTCTGATATTAGACGCATCCCACAACCTCTCACTTTTAAATTCTGTCTCTTCGTTGAAATTGAAGCTCGAAGTGAGCTTGGTTTAACGAACATCCCACTAAATTGCCCACCTCGCGGTTCATAGCAACAAAGTGCATTTGACCCAGCCTTGAAGTCCATGAAGTTTTGAAAAACAAGGGAATTTTCAGGACCAACATCGGTGTGAAATTCACAGATAATCTCCTCCAATTCCCAAATCTTATTGAAATTACCTTCAAGGATTTCAAAAACAACAAACAGAGCAAGTCCCATACACGCACCGTTACCATTAGATAGTGGGATTGTTACAGAAGGGCCACTCCTCCAATGACTCCACAGATTGGGAATTCTTGTACTGTGTGGAAAACAAATTGCAAATGGCTTTTTACCATACACTCGGTCctgtaaaaaagaaaagaaaacttgatCAGTatgacacatatatatatatagagggagagagagagagagagagggagagagagagagagatcaaagtTGATGTTGGAGTTTAGGTCGGTGAAGGCTGAGTACGATCTGAGAGACGGTGGCGAAGCCTGTGGCTCCGTTGAGACCGAGGAGAgttgaatgagagagagagagagagaaagagagagaggaacagtaggaagaaagaaaaagaaatagaaaaagatgaattagataaaaaaaaaatttgaattaagacatgaaaagacgaaaatatccttcaaTTGTCAGCTTCTGTAACAagctaacggctccaggtaccaTTCTTCGGTCGGAGTCAGAACCTCAGgacctcaggtaccgttctgatattttctgaacatgaggtactgaagtttagaatggggcaaaggtcaggtactgtacggacgattttcccttatTAAAATGTATTAATCTTCGAGACTCTAATTCTCTTTATTTTGGGTCTAATTCTAAACTATGGGTGTACTTGGGGCGTTTTGGGTAGCTTACTCTGTTTTAAGGTAGGTTGTGCAAGGGTACTCTACGAAATGACTCTTTTGACGACTTCTCAAAAGTGTGTCGTTTTTGTACTACTTACTGAACATCTGTACAATATTGAcattttttcctaaaaaaaaaatcgtcaATATTTAAAAGAGTGAAAACTCACAATTTCTTTATACATTCTATACTTTCGTTTATAAAAACATCGTCATCATCGGTGATGTTTCCATCACTAAAATCATGCTTGTAAGATAAAATGTAAAAGTTGGAGTGTATATTTTAGGGCTGGGCACTCAAAACCGAAATCCCAGTACCGTTCCGAAACCGTCCCGAAATCCGTAAGTATGGGCCGGgatcaaattctgaaatttactatttgggcCCGTCCCGTCCCTTTTGGAGGAAACGGGCCCGATACCGGTACCGGCCCAATCAATACCGTTTGGTCCCGTTCCGTCCcgttttaattaaataaattaaatctttaatttttttttttagtatttcGCTGAGTTTGATTGGTTCGTTTTAGTCAAATGTATGGGAACACAGAGTTGCAACCACAGCTGATCACTATTAACCTAAACGAACAACTCGATCCCCAAATCGCTAAGACGCTAACAGCCTAACATCTTAGATCtgttctgatatatatatatatatatatatatatatatatataaaagaaaagaaaacttgatcagtatgatatatatatatatatagagagagagagagagagagagagagagagagaccgcaATGTAAACAGGAAACTGTAGTTCAACGCAGTCTTCGGGAGCTGGAACTGGGACGTGGCTTGGCTGATCATCATCCTGCTCATATTTTCCACAATGGATGAAACAGAACCCTTCTCCGGATGCCCGTATTATCCAAGTATCTGCATCATGCTTCAACATAGGACATTCTTGTGCATAAACATGCTTTAGATTGAAGGGAAGATTATTTGGCAAGGACTGTAACTTACTACATCTAAACAGGCGAAGTATTGTAAGCTCAGAAAGATTAGAGATGCTCTTAGGTATACTCACAAAGTTGTTTTCACTCAAATCTAAAAGCTGCAACGAGTATAAGCAACCAATTTCATGTGGTATGCTCACTAGATTGTTTCCACTCAAATCCAATTGCTGCAGAGAGGATAAGCGATCGATGTCATTAGGTATTGTCACAAAACTGTTCTcacccaaatccaaaatcttcAGAGAGGATAAGCAGTACAGGATATCAAGCACCTCTTCTGCTAGACCACACCTCCGTAGATTTAATGATTTCAAAGATCCTAAATCCGAGAACCATTTAGGCAACCGCAAGCCTCTGCATCCACAAAAAGATAGCACTTCAAGCTTCACCAAATATGAAATGGACGACGGTACCGCTGTTATAGAAGTTTCAGAGGCATCAAGCTCCTCCAAATGTTTCATGTTTTCCAGGTTAGATGGCAATATGGATACACGTGAGCAGCCCGACAGATTGAGAGATTTCAAACTTTGCAGGACTGGAACAGTCAAAAGGTTCCTGCAGCCTGACAGATTTATCAAAATAGGGGATTTCAATTGCGTCTCGCATATTGTCAGATGCTTTAATGCTGTCCCATCTAAATGCAATTCTGACAAATTATCTCCCTCAATATCTGGAAACTCTTCCAGCTTTGAACATCCTGAAAGAACAAATATCTTTAGAGACTTCAAGCTGATGAAACTGGGAAGGCTCTTTAGTTCTACACAtcctttcaaattcaaaaaaacCAGATGTTTGAGACGCCCAATTGTTGGGTGAACCTCTGACAATTTTTCACATCCTTCAAGGTTTAATTTCTTAAGATTTGGAACCCCGTTCAAGTCGGGGATCTTCTTCAAGTACTGGCAGTAGGAAAGATCGAGTTCTTCCAGATTTCCCAAACGAAACTGCATGTGCGTACAAAAGACAGTAATTAGATAAATAGTTAAATACTCAGAAAGAAAAGCACTATTGAACTTGATGACAATCCGATTCAATAAAAGCATATACAGATATACTGAAGTAAAacgatttttctttttaaaatctgtgcgattgagagagagatgggAACCTCATGGAGTTCAAGAAAGATGTCATCCTCTTCTGGTTTTCGACAGTTTATGATACTCAAACCCTTCTGAGGCGGATATCTCCTCCAACTAGATGAAGAATTTGTCAGCAGAGGACAATCACGTATATTTACATTTGTTAGACTTGATGGAAGATCTTTTGGCAACCACCGTAGTTTGCTACACTTGAAC is a window from the Rosa chinensis cultivar Old Blush chromosome 2, RchiOBHm-V2, whole genome shotgun sequence genome containing:
- the LOC112188838 gene encoding uncharacterized protein LOC112188838 isoform X4 yields the protein MRKRKREFWSSPRDQTVPPLCSSSSSFYMEVAASSSSSSPHTSPSSSSSPPSNWEHDVFLSFRGEDTRNSFTDHLYYAMSQRGIDAFRDTEKLRRGKSISPELLKAIEESKFAVTVLSTNYATSTWCLDELAHILDCRKVMGLEVLPVFYHVEPSEIRKQTGKYGKAFAKHETDSEEKMRKVNKWREALEDIAGLSGWHVTEDRRESEVIQEVVNEILNALNEMLSVPERELVGMDARILEIESRLELESTDVLTVGIWGMGGIGKTTLAKEVFKKIRNQFHPSGFVSQVRLQSEVELQRCLCESFLGDGSINIRTSEKGIKLLKKALYKKKVLIVLDDVDNFKQIECLAPGGPLGENIWGGGSRLIITTRDRSPLRDFNVQENKIYEVEKLRDAEAFQLLSQKAFKKDNPPEEFVALSKSFLQYASGLPLAHEVLGSYLSRLKVDEWSEILHRLDDDEDKDIFSVLQISYDGLQGTDKKIFLDIACFFNGEDHVRVKNILKGCGFSSRIGISNLIDKSLIKIERNKLWMHDLLRCLGWHIVRRESSSPGERSRLWLDDNARWFEGRMSWRFEDARNVVMDNTGTTAVEGLFLSLHEKEKMPLDDDPFLTMCNLRLLKIYNVNFLHVHPRYVSKKLRLLEWHECPLESLPSNFTSDKLVEFKMPNSRIKQLWNETLSLRLLILMDLSNCQYLATTPDFSKVPNLERLILEGCTELSVVHPTIGDLQQLVFLNLKGCASLESLPQSISLRSLRIFILSGCTKLEHFPEIVGNMDALSELYLDGTAIRELPLSIQHLEGLVLLNLSGCRNLLSLPSVLCSHLISLKFLYLSLCSSMEKLPENIGYLKHLEELDACDTAIRKVPESISGLKNLILLCFHGCSGLTGLELPNKFSGLRSLTALNLGGCNLAQGVIPDDIGDLFSLQSLDLSENNFSTIPESISQLSELTEISLFKCSKLRWLPKDLPSSLTNVNIRDCPLLTNSSSSWRRYPPQKGLSIINCRKPEEDDIFLELHEFRLGNLEELDLSYCQYLKKIPDLNGVPNLKKLNLEGCEKLSEVHPTIGRLKHLVFLNLKGCVELKSLPSFISLKSLKIFVLSGCSKLEEFPDIEGDNLSELHLDGTALKHLTICETQLKSPILINLSGCRNLLTVPVLQSLKSLNLSGCSRVSILPSNLENMKHLEELDASETSITAVPSSISYLVKLEVLSFCGCRGLRLPKWFSDLGSLKSLNLRRCGLAEEVLDILYCLSSLKILDLGENSFVTIPNDIDRLSSLQQLDLSGNNLVSIPHEIGCLYSLQLLDLSENNFVSIPKSISNLSELTILRLFRCNTWIIRASGEGFCFIHCGKYEQDDDQPSHVPVPAPEDCVELQFPVYIADRVYGKKPFAICFPHSTRIPNLWSHWRSGPSVTIPLSNGNGACMGLALFVVFEILEGNFNKIWELEEIICEFHTDVGPENSLVFQNFMDFKAGSNALCCYEPRGGQFSGMFVKPSSLRASISTKRQNLKVRGCGMRLISEEDAAEFVKSLANQTATQHLDSNFDRHCEYILDEETATGDLMELGSTSTFNADTCSKSNSKIKLRGELLKLYEVSLCVPVSLSHGRNGREKSFHFCFPAPVISTPPWFLQHHAGDVTLCYITENLLDDQRWVGLELYVQFSRCTSTSTSGNNSFFFCVDLCSHDRESIIMHGSLKINSCVGTSDQFVVLHVPRVHFQQQLNQCQGVSALFRTTDAEMEVLVCGSRLAFEHDLEDLTHSLTAGAGTLGQHVLTQPCSQAQPVDWPGADEAETPINCCSRFHRCRSTGVVVPEQAPSSSIVRLRNYTCYLQQQQGFGESDLTQLVHFRSVMLLHSRSLLENRDRNQENIAEKDKSLVLARHHVHIMAETQLQGSYSSSRWKRCLHLLLRQSKLATLSLGGHTISAFQNFDPSSPYNIICFSDKEIPVWFKHEMSYRTSSWSGVGIKLPSRLHEDENWRGLAICIAFEVHDQRPTTSLVKLLCHLRAKDNYCLNPIPMCSITEEELNSLHLGRFIWVTYIPSILLTEFSVVSDVEARIYVSCRGLTVEKCGMRLLYRQEEGEFVNAITECWTSFFDNLPFISQLVEADYQNVQPWTRHELPMLEGHIKVFDPDLIYNAIPPSTGIPGWFGADIKGRSVARRCGRSWELKLPPSSSDKNWKGLALCASYSIIIGSRFWEKVDEFMFTFETGKNGLSSVHRYQMSNEESEFLKRCCNEVDIFSSPYLHQMTTGESVGGEFIWLSYIPRRWFLHQLNDESVLIASSPGTRWYMARYHLACHRFVYADDVEEFKQLCFDLHRPVPNSKKIRMTDYGIVF
- the LOC112188838 gene encoding uncharacterized protein LOC112188838 isoform X2, which produces MRKRKREFWSSPRDQTVPPLCSSSSSFYMEVAASSSSSSPHTSPSSSSSPPSNWEHDVFLSFRGEDTRNSFTDHLYYAMSQRGIDAFRDTEKLRRGKSISPELLKAIEESKFAVTVLSTNYATSTWCLDELAHILDCRKVMGLEVLPVFYHVEPSEIRKQTGKYGKAFAKHETDSEEKMRKVNKWREALEDIAGLSGWHVTEDRRESEVIQEVVNEILNALNEMLSVPERELVGMDARILEIESRLELESTDVLTVGIWGMGGIGKTTLAKEVFKKIRNQFHPSGFVSQVRLQSEVELQRCLCESFLGDGSINIRTSEKGIKLLKKALYKKKVLIVLDDVDNFKQIECLAPGGPLGENIWGGGSRLIITTRDRSPLRDFNVQENKIYEVEKLRDAEAFQLLSQKAFKKDNPPEEFVALSKSFLQYASGLPLAHEVLGSYLSRLKVDEWSEILHRLDDDEDKDIFSVLQISYDGLQGTDKKIFLDIACFFNGEDHVRVKNILKGCGFSSRIGISNLIDKSLIKIERNKLWMHDLLRCLGWHIVRRESSSPGERSRLWLDDNARWFEGRMSWRFEDARNVVMDNTGTTAVEGLFLSLHEKEKMPLDDDPFLTMCNLRLLKIYNVNFLHVHPRYVSKKLRLLEWHECPLESLPSNFTSDKLVEFKMPNSRIKQLWNETLSLRLLILMDLSNCQYLATTPDFSKVPNLERLILEGCTELSVVHPTIGDLQQLVFLNLKGCASLESLPQSISLRSLRIFILSGCTKLEHFPEIVGNMDALSELYLDGTAIRELPLSIQHLEGLVLLNLSGCRNLLSLPSVLCSHLISLKFLYLSLCSSMEKLPENIGYLKHLEELDACDTAIRKVPESISGLKNLILLCFHGCSGLTGLELPNKFSGLRSLTALNLGGCNLAQGVIPDDIGDLFSLQSLDLSENNFSTIPESISQLSELTEISLFKCSKLRWLPKDLPSSLTNVNIRDCPLLTNSSSSWRRYPPQKGLSIINCRKPEEDDIFLELHEFRLGNLEELDLSYCQYLKKIPDLNGVPNLKKLNLEGCEKLSEVHPTIGRLKHLVFLNLKGCVELKSLPSFISLKSLKIFVLSGCSKLEEFPDIEGDNLSELHLDGTALKHLTICETQLKSPILINLSGCRNLLTVPVLQSLKSLNLSGCSRVSILPSNLENMKHLEELDASETSITAVPSSISYLVKLEVLSFCGCRGLRLPKWFSDLGSLKSLNLRRCGLAEEVLDILYCLSSLKILDLGENSFVTIPNDIDRLSSLQQLDLSGNNLVSIPHEIGCLYSLQLLDLSENNFVSIPKSISNLSELTILRLFRCSKLQSLPNNLPFNLKHVYAQECPMLKHDADTWIIRASGEGFCFIHCGKYEQDDDQPSHVPVPAPEDCVELQFPVYIADRVYGKKPFAICFPHSTRIPNLWSHWRSGPSVTIPLSNGNGACMGLALFVVFEILEGNFNKIWELEEIICEFHTDVGPENSLVFQNFMDFKAGSNALCCYEPRGGQFSGMFVKPSSLRASISTKRQNLKVRGCGMRLISEEDAAEFVKSLANQTATQHLDSNFDRHCEYILDEETATGDLMELGSTSTFNADTCSKSNSKIKLRGELLKLYEVSLCVPVSLSHGRNGREKSFHFCFPAPVISTPPWFLQHHAGDVTLCYITENLLDDQRWVGLELYVQFSRCTSTSTSGNNSFFFCVDLCSHDRESIIMHGSLKINSCVGTSDQFVVLHVPRVHFQQQLNQCQGVSALFRTTDAEMEVLVCGSRLAFEHDLEDLTHSLTAGAGTLGQHVLTQPCSQAQPVDWPGADEAETPINCCSRCRSTGVVVPEQAPSSSIVRLRNYTCYLQQQQGFGESDLTQLVHFRSVMLLHSRSLLENRDRNQENIAEKDKSLVLARHHVHIMAETQLQGSYSSSRWKRCLHLLLRQSKLATLSLGGHTISAFQNFDPSSPYNIICFSDKEIPVWFKHEMSYRTSSWSGVGIKLPSRLHEDENWRGLAICIAFEVHDQRPTTSLVKLLCHLRAKDNYCLNPIPMCSITEEELNSLHLGRFIWVTYIPSILLTEFSVVSDVEARIYVSCRGLTVEKCGMRLLYRQEEGEFVNAITECWTSFFDNLPFISQLVEADYQNVQPWTRHELPMLEGHIKVFDPDLIYNAIPPSTGIPGWFGADIKGRSVARRCGRSWELKLPPSSSDKNWKGLALCASYSIIIGSRFWEKVDEFMFTFETGKNGLSSVHRYQMSNEESEFLKRCCNEVDIFSSPYLHQMTTGESVGGEFIWLSYIPRRWFLHQLNDESVLIASSPGTRWYMARYHLACHRFVYADDVEEFKQLCFDLHRPVPNSKKIRMTDYGIVF
- the LOC112188838 gene encoding uncharacterized protein LOC112188838 isoform X5, whose product is MRKRKREFWSSPRDQTVPPLCSSSSSFYMEVAASSSSSSPHTSPSSSSSPPSNWEHDVFLSFRGEDTRNSFTDHLYYAMSQRGIDAFRDTEKLRRGKSISPELLKAIEESKFAVTVLSTNYATSTWCLDELAHILDCRKVMGLEVLPVFYHVEPSEIRKQTGKYGKAFAKHETDSEEKMRKVNKWREALEDIAGLSGWHVTEDRRESEVIQEVVNEILNALNEMLSVPERELVGMDARILEIESRLELESTDVLTVGIWGMGGIGKTTLAKEVFKKIRNQFHPSGFVSQVRLQSEVELQRCLCESFLGDGSINIRTSEKGIKLLKKALYKKKVLIVLDDVDNFKQIECLAPGGPLGENIWGGGSRLIITTRDRSPLRDFNVQENKIYEVEKLRDAEAFQLLSQKAFKKDNPPEEFVALSKSFLQYASGLPLAHEVLGSYLSRLKVDEWSEILHRLDDDEDKDIFSVLQISYDGLQGTDKKIFLDIACFFNGEDHVRVKNILKGCGFSSRIGISNLIDKSLIKIERNKLWMHDLLRCLGWHIVRRESSSPGERSRLWLDDNARWFEGRMSWRFEDARNVVMDNTGTTAVEGLFLSLHEKEKMPLDDDPFLTMCNLRLLKIYNVNFLHVHPRYVSKKLRLLEWHECPLESLPSNFTSDKLVEFKMPNSRIKQLWNETLSLRLLILMDLSNCQYLATTPDFSKVPNLERLILEGCTELSVVHPTIGDLQQLVFLNLKGCASLESLPQSISLRSLRIFILSGCTKLEHFPEIVGNMDALSELYLDGTAIRELPLSIQHLEGLVLLNLSGCRNLLSLPSVLCSHLISLKFLYLSLCSSMEKLPENIGYLKHLEELDACDTAIRKVPESISGLKNLILLCFHGCSGLTGLELPNKFSGLRSLTALNLGGCNLAQGVIPDDIGDLFSLQSLDLSENNFSTIPESISQLSELTEISLFKCSKLRWLPKDLPSSLTNVNIRDCPLLTNSSSSWRRYPPQKGLSIINCRKPEEDDIFLELHEFRLGNLEELDLSYCQYLKKIPDLNGVPNLKKLNLEGCEKLSEVHPTIGRLKHLVFLNLKGCVELKSLPSFISLKSLKIFVLSGCSKLEEFPDIEGDNLSELHLDGTALKHLTICETQLKSPILINLSGCRNLLTVPVLQSLKSLNLSGCSRVSILPSNLENMKHLEELDASETSITAVPSSISYLVKLEVLSFCGCRGLRLPKWFSDLGSLKSLNLRRCGLAEEVLDILYCLSSLKILDLGENSFVTIPNDIDRLSSLQQLDLSGNNLVSIPHEIGCLYSLQLLDLSENNFHDADTWIIRASGEGFCFIHCGKYEQDDDQPSHVPVPAPEDCVELQFPVYIADRVYGKKPFAICFPHSTRIPNLWSHWRSGPSVTIPLSNGNGACMGLALFVVFEILEGNFNKIWELEEIICEFHTDVGPENSLVFQNFMDFKAGSNALCCYEPRGGQFSGMFVKPSSLRASISTKRQNLKVRGCGMRLISEEDAAEFVKSLANQTATQHLDSNFDRHCEYILDEETATGDLMELGSTSTFNADTCSKSNSKIKLRGELLKLYEVSLCVPVSLSHGRNGREKSFHFCFPAPVISTPPWFLQHHAGDVTLCYITENLLDDQRWVGLELYVQFSRCTSTSTSGNNSFFFCVDLCSHDRESIIMHGSLKINSCVGTSDQFVVLHVPRVHFQQQLNQCQGVSALFRTTDAEMEVLVCGSRLAFEHDLEDLTHSLTAGAGTLGQHVLTQPCSQAQPVDWPGADEAETPINCCSRFHRCRSTGVVVPEQAPSSSIVRLRNYTCYLQQQQGFGESDLTQLVHFRSVMLLHSRSLLENRDRNQENIAEKDKSLVLARHHVHIMAETQLQGSYSSSRWKRCLHLLLRQSKLATLSLGGHTISAFQNFDPSSPYNIICFSDKEIPVWFKHEMSYRTSSWSGVGIKLPSRLHEDENWRGLAICIAFEVHDQRPTTSLVKLLCHLRAKDNYCLNPIPMCSITEEELNSLHLGRFIWVTYIPSILLTEFSVVSDVEARIYVSCRGLTVEKCGMRLLYRQEEGEFVNAITECWTSFFDNLPFISQLVEADYQNVQPWTRHELPMLEGHIKVFDPDLIYNAIPPSTGIPGWFGADIKGRSVARRCGRSWELKLPPSSSDKNWKGLALCASYSIIIGSRFWEKVDEFMFTFETGKNGLSSVHRYQMSNEESEFLKRCCNEVDIFSSPYLHQMTTGESVGGEFIWLSYIPRRWFLHQLNDESVLIASSPGTRWYMARYHLACHRFVYADDVEEFKQLCFDLHRPVPNSKKIRMTDYGIVF